The proteins below come from a single Streptomyces sp. B3I8 genomic window:
- a CDS encoding CarD family transcriptional regulator: MTFKVGDTVVYPHHGAALIEAIETRQIKGVDKTYLVLKVAQGDLTVRVPADNAEFVGVRDVVGQDGLDRVFEVLRAPYAEEPTNWSRRYKANLEKLASGDVIKVAEVVRDLWRRERERGLSAGEKRMLAKARQILVSELALAENTNEDKAEALLDEVLAS, translated from the coding sequence ATGACGTTCAAGGTTGGCGACACCGTGGTCTATCCCCATCACGGGGCCGCGCTGATCGAGGCTATCGAAACTCGCCAGATCAAAGGCGTGGACAAGACCTACTTGGTGCTCAAGGTCGCCCAGGGCGACCTGACGGTGCGTGTGCCAGCGGACAATGCGGAGTTCGTCGGCGTGCGTGATGTGGTCGGTCAGGACGGACTGGACCGGGTCTTCGAGGTGCTGCGCGCGCCGTACGCCGAGGAGCCCACGAACTGGTCGCGTCGTTACAAGGCAAATCTGGAGAAGCTCGCGTCCGGCGACGTCATCAAGGTCGCCGAAGTGGTGCGCGACCTGTGGCGCCGTGAGCGTGAGCGCGGACTCTCCGCAGGTGAGAAGCGCATGCTCGCCAAGGCCCGGCAGATCCTGGTCAGTGAGCTCGCCCTCGCGGAGAACACCAACGAGGACAAGGCCGAAGCCCTGCTCGACGAGGTCCTCGCGTCCTGA
- a CDS encoding response regulator transcription factor yields MTRVLVVEDEESFSDALSYMLRKEGFEVAVAATGPDGLDEFERNGADLVLLDLMLPGLPGTEVCRQLRGRSNVPVIMVTAKDSEIDKVVGLEIGADDYVTKPFSSRELVARIRAVLRRRGEPEEVAPVALEAGPVRMDVDRHVVTVSGAKVDLPLKEFDLLEMLLRNAGRVLTRMQLIDRVWGADYVGDTKTLDVHVKRLRAKIEPDPGAPRYLVTVRGLGYKFEP; encoded by the coding sequence GTGACCCGAGTGCTCGTCGTCGAGGACGAGGAGTCCTTCTCCGACGCCCTGTCCTACATGCTCCGCAAGGAGGGCTTCGAGGTCGCCGTCGCGGCCACCGGGCCCGACGGCCTGGACGAGTTCGAGCGCAACGGCGCCGATCTCGTCCTGCTCGACCTGATGCTGCCGGGACTTCCCGGCACCGAGGTCTGCCGTCAGTTGCGCGGGCGCTCCAACGTCCCCGTGATCATGGTGACCGCCAAGGACAGCGAGATCGACAAGGTGGTCGGCCTGGAGATAGGCGCCGACGACTACGTCACCAAGCCGTTCTCCTCGCGCGAGCTGGTCGCGCGCATCCGCGCGGTGCTGCGGCGCCGCGGGGAGCCGGAAGAGGTCGCTCCGGTGGCGCTGGAGGCCGGGCCGGTGCGCATGGACGTCGACCGGCACGTGGTCACGGTCTCCGGAGCCAAGGTCGACCTGCCGCTGAAGGAGTTCGACCTGCTGGAGATGCTGCTGCGCAACGCGGGGCGCGTGCTCACGCGGATGCAGCTCATCGACCGGGTGTGGGGAGCGGACTACGTCGGAGACACGAAGACGCTCGACGTCCACGTGAAGCGGTTGCGCGCCAAGATCGAGCCGGACCCGGGCGCCCCGAGATACCTGGTGACGGTCCGGGGCCTCGGCTACAAGTTCGAGCCGTAG
- the ispD gene encoding 2-C-methyl-D-erythritol 4-phosphate cytidylyltransferase yields the protein MSDESRPSSSDASPYAADPARQTADSADSAARTPGSSRPAPRVAAVIPAAGRGVRLGPGAPKALRALSGTPMLIHAVRAMAASRAVQLVVVVAPPDGAAEVKALLDAHALPERTDFVVVPGGESRQESVRRGLDALPPGHDIVLVHDAARPLVPVDTVDAVIEAVRDGAPAVVPALPLADTVKEVAPASGPGAPEPVVATPERSRLRAVQTPQGFDRATLVRAHETVTGEVTDDASMVERLGLTVVVVPGHEEAFKVTRPLDLVLAEAVLARRRLNDGF from the coding sequence ATGTCCGACGAATCGCGCCCCTCGTCCTCAGACGCCTCCCCGTACGCCGCCGATCCCGCCCGGCAGACGGCCGATTCGGCCGATTCGGCCGCGCGGACGCCGGGGTCGAGCCGTCCCGCACCCCGCGTGGCAGCGGTGATCCCGGCCGCCGGCCGAGGTGTACGGCTCGGTCCGGGCGCCCCCAAGGCGCTCCGTGCGCTGAGCGGCACACCCATGCTCATCCACGCCGTAAGGGCGATGGCCGCCTCCCGTGCCGTCCAGCTCGTCGTCGTGGTCGCCCCGCCCGACGGTGCCGCCGAGGTCAAGGCCCTGCTCGACGCGCACGCCCTGCCCGAGCGCACCGACTTCGTCGTCGTCCCCGGTGGGGAGAGCCGCCAGGAATCGGTGCGGCGGGGCCTGGACGCGCTGCCGCCCGGCCACGACATCGTCCTGGTGCACGACGCGGCCCGGCCGCTGGTGCCCGTGGACACGGTGGACGCCGTCATCGAGGCCGTACGGGACGGCGCACCGGCCGTCGTACCGGCGCTGCCGCTCGCCGACACCGTCAAGGAGGTGGCGCCGGCGAGCGGACCGGGGGCGCCCGAGCCCGTGGTCGCCACGCCCGAGCGGTCCCGGCTGCGCGCGGTGCAGACGCCGCAGGGCTTCGACCGCGCCACGCTGGTGCGCGCGCACGAGACGGTGACCGGCGAGGTGACCGACGACGCGAGCATGGTCGAGCGACTCGGGCTCACGGTCGTGGTCGTGCCCGGGCACGAGGAGGCGTTCAAGGTGACGCGGCCGCTGGACCTCGTCCTCGCCGAGGCCGTCCTCGCCCGCAGGAGGCTCAACGATGGTTTCTGA
- a CDS encoding DUF461 domain-containing protein codes for MSSSLRRGAFAAAAIAFSIASLAACGAGNNAQTLEVKPDNAAISVGPIKVQNALVITQPDPKDTGPAAISATVFNGSDTPQTLDSVALDGGGAAALSPAKGKGKVTVPAHGSLVLGGQGNAAAVLNSGREAVRDGDAQKLTFTFSETGAVSLKAFVVPAESYFSKWGPSSVPVPPGGGTASASTSASSSASAEGASGSTPKKPKTSSSASSSASSSASSSASAQ; via the coding sequence GTGAGCAGCAGCCTTCGACGCGGCGCCTTCGCCGCCGCCGCCATCGCGTTCTCGATCGCCTCGCTCGCCGCGTGCGGTGCCGGCAACAACGCCCAGACGCTGGAGGTCAAGCCGGACAACGCGGCGATCAGCGTCGGTCCCATCAAGGTGCAGAACGCGCTGGTCATCACCCAGCCCGACCCGAAGGACACCGGCCCGGCCGCCATCTCGGCGACCGTGTTCAACGGGAGCGACACCCCCCAGACGCTGGACTCCGTCGCGCTCGACGGTGGCGGGGCCGCCGCCCTCTCGCCCGCCAAGGGCAAGGGCAAGGTCACCGTTCCGGCCCACGGTTCGCTCGTCCTCGGTGGTCAGGGGAACGCCGCGGCGGTGCTGAACAGCGGCCGCGAGGCGGTACGGGACGGCGACGCGCAGAAGCTCACCTTCACGTTCAGCGAGACCGGGGCCGTAAGCCTCAAGGCGTTCGTCGTGCCGGCCGAGAGCTACTTCAGCAAGTGGGGGCCGAGCAGCGTCCCCGTGCCGCCGGGCGGCGGTACGGCATCGGCGTCCACGTCGGCCTCTTCCTCGGCGTCGGCCGAGGGCGCCTCCGGGTCCACGCCGAAGAAGCCCAAGACGTCTTCCTCGGCTTCGTCCTCGGCGTCCTCCTCCGCGTCGTCGAGCGCGTCGGCCCAGTAG